One part of the Raphanus sativus cultivar WK10039 chromosome 7, ASM80110v3, whole genome shotgun sequence genome encodes these proteins:
- the LOC108829208 gene encoding peroxidase 62 isoform X1 — protein sequence MGLVGSLFSFIVFLSCLIAVCGQGTRIGFYSTTCPNAETIVRTTVTSHFGSDPKIAPGLLRMHFHDCFVQGCDGSVLISGPDTEKTAGANFNLRGFEVIDDAKTQLEAACPGVVSCADILALAARDSIALTKGQSWQVPTGRRDGRVSLATNVNNLPSPSDSVDVQRRKFAAFRLNTRDLVALVGGHTIGTAACGFFTNRIFNTSGNSADPTMDQTFVPELQRLCPLNGDASTRVDLDFGSGNTFDTSFFNNLSRGRGILQSDNVLWTNPSTRTIVQEFMASRDNFNAQFARSMVKMSNIGVRTGGNGEIRRVCSAVN from the exons ATGGGTTTGGTCGGATCATTATTCTCGTTCATAGTCTTCCTTAGCTGTCTCATTGCCGTTTGTGGCCAAGGTACGAGGATCGGGTTCTACTCGACCACATGCCCTAACGCCGAGACCATTGTTCGGACCACTGTGACATCTCATTTTGGTTCAGATCCGAAGATTGCACCCGGTTTACTACGAATGCATTTCCACGATTGCTTTGTCCAGGGTTGTGATGGTTCAGTGCTTATATCAGGACCTGACACCGAAAAAACCGCTGGTGCAAACTTTAACCTACGTGGTTTTGAAGTCATTGACGATGCCAAGACGCAGCTTGAGGCCGCGTGTCCTGGTGTTGTCTCTTGTGCCGATATTTTAGCCCTAGCCGCTCGTGATTCAATCGCCCTC ACGAAAGGACAAAGCTGGCAAGTCCCAACAGGACGCAGAGATGGACGAGTTTCACTGGCAACAAACGTTAACAATCTTCCTTCCCCAAGTGACTCCGTGGATGTTCAACGAAGGAAGTTCGCCGCTTTCCGCCTCAACACTCGCGATCTTGTCGCTCTCGTCG GAGGACACACGATTGGAACAGCTGCATGTGGGTTTTTCACAAACAGAATATTCAATACGAGTGGAAACAGTGCAGATCCAACCATGGACCAAACATTCGTACCAGAACTTCAAAGACTTTGTCCTCTAAACGGAGACGCATCAACTCGCGTGGATCTTGACTTCGGAAGTGGCAATACTTTTGACACTTCATTCTTCAACAATCTTAGTCGGGGCAGAGGAATTCTTCAATCCGATAATGTTCTCTGGACAAATCCATCGACTAGAACTATAGTGCAAGAGTTTATGGCTTCTAGAGACAATTTCAATGCTCAGTTTGCGAGGTCGATGGTCAAGATGAGTAATATTGGTGTGAGGACAGGGGGAAATGGGGAAATTCGAAGGGTTTGTTCGGCAGTTAATTGA
- the LOC108829203 gene encoding vesicle transport v-SNARE 11 translates to MSEVFNGYERQYCDLSANLSKKCSSAVSLDGEQKKQKLSEIKSGLELAEALIRKMDLEARSLPPGVKSSLLVKLREFKSDLNNFKTEVKRITSGNLNAAARDELLEAGLADSKTASADQRSRLMMSTERLGRTSDRLKDSRRTMMETEEIGVSILQDLHGQRQSLLRAGDTLSGVDENVGKSKKILTGMTRRMNRNKWTIGAIITALVVAIIIILYFKLTK, encoded by the exons ATGAGTGAGGTGTTTAACGGATACGAGCGCCAATACTGCGACCTCTCTGCCAATCTTTCCAAGAAATGTTCCTCTGCTGTTTCCCTTGATGGAG aacaaaagaagcagaagctCTCTGAAATCAAATCTGGCCTTGAACTTGCAGAAGCATTG ATTAGGAAAATGGATCTTGAGGCGAGGAGCCTCCCACCCGGTGTTAAATCCAGCCTCCTTGTCAAGTTAAGAGAGTTCAAGTCTGATCTTAACAACTTCAAAACCGAAGTTAAGAGAATCACATCTGGAAACTTGAACGCTGCTGCTCGAGACGAGTTGCTTGAAGCTGGTCTGGCTGATTCGAAGACG GCTTCAGCTGATCAAAGATCAAGACTGATGATGTCAACAGAACGTTTGGGCCGTACTTCAGACAGACTCAAGGACAGTCGTAGAACAATGATGGAGACTGAAGAGATTGGCGTTTCAATCCTCCAAGACTTGCACGGTCAGAGACAATCTCTCCTACGTGCCGGGGATACG CTTAGTGGAGTAGACGAGAATGTTGGAAAGAGCAAGAAGATCTTGACAGGTATGACGAGGAGGATGAACAGGAACAAATGGACCATTGGAGCCATTATCACCGCTTTGGTTGTGGCCATTATCATCATCTTGTACTTCAAACTCACCAAGTAA
- the LOC130497459 gene encoding uncharacterized protein LOC130497459, which produces MQSERESVNGAKEKFGKKRKERKEDPKEDPKKRMERKEDPKEDPKKRKEDQKKDPKEDQKEDPKEDASEVAKDDPKEDVSEVGNEGASSSKVPSLVVAEEVEEPSVLLLEKENSTLSDKVKERARYESKRDAAHLELQRNAALAVQRGRSERTRKLAPTQSSPYKGNNTAKTIIPNSNKSAFTPFHPLDKAAQKLLIDHCKTCPEVKKPMEKRPVRSLSRWYKTLRTSKDWLDDSHMDAWINVLRKRYHANPEMFRSERICFLDHLFSRHWSKNFDDFKADKPDFRGLGRRLPGGAWNYYSGKIPSFCRSMKVWGKDIDDIYAPVNYKDFHWISIWISIPDRRIVVFDTIIPVYPQQTSM; this is translated from the exons ATGCAGAGTGAAAGAGAAAGTGTTAATGGGGCGAAAGAGAAATTCGGAAAGAAGAGAAAGGAGAGAAAAGAGGATCCAAAGGAGGATCCTaagaagagaatggagaggaAGGAGGATCCAAAGGAGGATCCTAAGAAGAGAAAGGAGGATCAAAAGAAGGATCCTAAGGAGGATCAAAAGGAGGATCCTAAGGAGGATGCTAGTGAGGTTGCTAAGGACGATCCTAAGGAGGATGTCAGTGAGGTTGGTAATGAGGGTGCTAGTTCCTCGAAAGTGCCGAGTCTAGTGGTTGCCGAAGAAGTCGAAGAACCAAGCGTTCTTCTATTGGAGAAAGAAAATTCTACTCTTTCAGATAAAGTAAAGGAGAGAGCTAGATATGAGTCAAAGAGGGATGCTGCTCATTTGGAACTTCAGCGGAATGCTGCTTTGGCAGTTCAGCGTGGAAGGAGTGAGCGAACAAGGAAACTTGCTCCCACACAGTCGTCTCCTTATAAGGGGAACAACACGGCCAAAACGATCATTCCAAACTCAAACAAGTCTGCCTTTACACCTTTTCACCCACTCGACAAGGCGGCACAGAAGTTGCTCATTGATCACTGCAAAACTTGTCC TGAAGTTAAGAAGCCTATGGAGAAACGCCCGGTGAGAAGTCTTTCTCGGTGGTATAAAACACTCCGGACTTCCAAAGACTGGCTGGACGACTCA CATATGGATGCTTGGATTAATGTGCTGAGGAAGAGGTACCATGCTAATCCGGAAATGTTCAGGAGCGAGAGAATTTGCTTCCTTGATCATCTCTTTTCTCGACATTGGAGTAAAAACTTCGACGATTTTAAGGCTGATAAACCCGACTTCAGAGGTCTAGGAAGAAGACTCCCTGGTGGTGCCTGGAATTATTATAGTGGAAAAATACCATCATTTTGCAGATCTATGAAGGTTTGGGGGAAGGATATTGAcgatatctatgcgccagtgAATTACAAGGACTTTCATTGGATTTCTATCTGGATATCGATTCCTGATAGGCGCATAGTGGTTTTTGACACGATCATTCCTGTATACCCCCAGCAGACCTCGATGTGA
- the LOC108829208 gene encoding peroxidase 62 isoform X2 has protein sequence MGLVGSLFSFIVFLSCLIAVCGQGTRIGFYSTTCPNAETIVRTTVTSHFGSDPKIAPGLLRMHFHDCFVQGCDGSVLISGPDTEKTAGANFNLRGFEVIDDAKTQLEAACPGVVSCADILALAARDSIALTKGQSWQVPTGRRDGRVSLATNVNNLPSPSDSVDVQRRKFAAFRLNTRDLVALVGQRTHDWNSCMWVFHKQNIQYEWKQCRSNHGPNIRTRTSKTLSSKRRRINSRGS, from the exons ATGGGTTTGGTCGGATCATTATTCTCGTTCATAGTCTTCCTTAGCTGTCTCATTGCCGTTTGTGGCCAAGGTACGAGGATCGGGTTCTACTCGACCACATGCCCTAACGCCGAGACCATTGTTCGGACCACTGTGACATCTCATTTTGGTTCAGATCCGAAGATTGCACCCGGTTTACTACGAATGCATTTCCACGATTGCTTTGTCCAGGGTTGTGATGGTTCAGTGCTTATATCAGGACCTGACACCGAAAAAACCGCTGGTGCAAACTTTAACCTACGTGGTTTTGAAGTCATTGACGATGCCAAGACGCAGCTTGAGGCCGCGTGTCCTGGTGTTGTCTCTTGTGCCGATATTTTAGCCCTAGCCGCTCGTGATTCAATCGCCCTC ACGAAAGGACAAAGCTGGCAAGTCCCAACAGGACGCAGAGATGGACGAGTTTCACTGGCAACAAACGTTAACAATCTTCCTTCCCCAAGTGACTCCGTGGATGTTCAACGAAGGAAGTTCGCCGCTTTCCGCCTCAACACTCGCGATCTTGTCGCTCTCGTCGGTCA GAGGACACACGATTGGAACAGCTGCATGTGGGTTTTTCACAAACAGAATATTCAATACGAGTGGAAACAGTGCAGATCCAACCATGGACCAAACATTCGTACCAGAACTTCAAAGACTTTGTCCTCTAAACGGAGACGCATCAACTCGCGTGGATCTTGA
- the LOC130497458 gene encoding uncharacterized protein LOC130497458 — MSAFWAKSGVNINAGPSTDQIIAALKRCKEWSRDDCKRLAYLAIFAGYIEGKKVTTSTRASLARLVMDLERFENYPWGRVTFKVLIESLKAKNITGCYTIDGFVKAFQSSVYTALPELGAGYGNPVGGEPAVPLLAYSGGKGRRWFQQAICSQTRVENFVEKEEIGELFPQWDSDVEDPDAENIIKVMYKRPWKWTMDYWKVTGTCDTSPTKEDEERPRHRKKAEERPRRRKKAEERPTPRPRKKARLEATAEATAEATAEASEEASEEASEEGREEGREEAREREEGREEAREEVPHQGRSDVRTEVIGMTKEELDRNFKDLADALRQGFGTCLAEIKHLSDKNGVVEKKLGITPAPPKQTQEPGVSTKSFPKTYQKTSQTT, encoded by the exons ATGTCTGCTTTCTGGGCGAAGTCGGGAGTTAATATCAATGCTGGGCCATCTACTGaccagataatagcagcactcaAGAGATGCAAAGAGTGGTCTCGGGATGATTGCAAGCGTCTCGCGTACCTTGCCATCTTCGCTGGAtacattgaagggaaaaaggtCACAACCTCTACACGGGCTAGTCTGGcgaggctagtgatggatttagaacggtttgagaattatccatgggggagagtcacTTTTAAGGTGCTGATTGAGTCTCTGAAGGCCAAAAATATCACGGGTTGTTACACGATTGATGGGTTTGTAAAAGCTTTCCAGTCCTCGGTGTACACAGCTCTGCCGGAACTTGGTGCTGGTTATGGTAATCCCGTAGGAGGCGAACCGGCTGTACCGTTACTGGCTTACTCGGGTGGCAAAGGACGCAGATGGTTTCAACAGGCTATCTGCAGTCAG ACTAGAGTGGaaaactttgttgagaaggaggAGATCGGTGAACTGTTTCCACAATGGGACTCTGATGTTGAGGACCCGGACGCGGAGAACATAATTAAAGTCATGTATaagagaccgtggaagtggaccatggattacTGGAAAGTCACCGGTACTTGTGATACGAGTCCAAcgaaggaagatgaagaacgtCCAAGACATCGGAAGAAAGCTGAAGAACGTCCAAGACGTCGGAAGAAAGCTGAAGAACGTCCAACTCcaagacctcggaagaaagctcgtttAGAGGCAACTGCAGAGGCAACTGCAGAGGCAACTGCAGAGGCTAGTGAAGAGGCTAGTGAAGAGGCTAGTGAAGAGGGTCGTGAAGAGGGTCGTGAAGAGGCTCGTGAACGTGAAGAGGGTCGTGAAGAGGCTCGTGAAGAGGTTCCTCATCAGGGTCGTTCCGATGTTCGTACAGAGGTGATTGGGATGACCAAAGAGGAATTGGACAGAAACTTCAAGGACCTAGCTGATGCCTTGAGGCAAGGGTTTGGGACGTGCCTTGCGGAGATCAAGCATCTGTCGGATAAGAATGGTGTTGTGGAAAAGAAGCTTGGTATCACACCTGCTCCGCCTAAACAGACGCAAGAACCAGGGGTTAGTACTAAATCCTTTCCCAAAACCTATCAGAAGACTTCGCAGACGACTTAA